The Thermobifida halotolerans sequence CCTGCGGATCGTGGAGAAGGTGCGGGAGGCCATGCCGGAGGCGGCCATCAGCACCGACATCATCGTGGGATTCCCGGGGGAGACCGAGGAGGACTTCGCCGAGACGTTGAAGGTGGTGGAACAGGCGCGGTTCGCGCACGCCTACACCTTCCAGTACTCCAAGCGTCCGGGTACTCCGGCGGCGTCGATGGACGACCAGGTGCCCGCGGAGGTGGTGAAGGAGCGCTACCAGCGGCTGCTGGAACTCCAGGAGCGCGTCTCCGAGGAGGAGAACGCCAAGCAGGTGGGCCGCGAGGTGGAGGTGCTGGTCGCCGAGGGCGAGGGCCGCAAGGACGACGTGCACCGCCGCATGTCGGGGCGGGCCCGCGACAACCGGCTGGTGCACTTCGCGGTGGACGAGGGCCTCGCGGTGCGCCCCGGCGACATGGTGACGGTGGAGGTGACCTACGCGGCGCCGCACCACCTGGTGGCCGACTCGGGGGTGCGTGCGGTGCGGCGGACCCGCGCGGGCGACGCCTGGGAGGCGCGCAACGCTCCCGCCGAGCACTCCTCGGGCGTGCTGCTGGGCATGCCGAAGCTGGGCGCGCCCGATCCGCTGCCGGCGGCGACGGGCGGCTGCTGCGACGCCTGACCCCTGGTGACGTGGGGGTGGTTCCGGCGAGGCCGGAGCCACCCTTTCTGCCTTCTCGGGGTCAGACCTCCCGCTGCCGGTGCACGTCGAAGGCGGCGTCGCAGGCGTCGCGCACGTCGTCGTCGTGGGTGGCGATGACCACCGTGCAGCCCTGCCGGCTCATCTGGCGCAGCACGTCCACCACCATCGCGCCGTTGTCGCTGTCCAGGGCGCCGGTGGGTTCGTCGGCCAGCACCAGGGAGGGCTGTTTGACCATGAGGCGGGCCAGGGCGACGCGCTGCTGCTCGCCGCCGGACAGGTGGTGCACCTTCTCCCGTTCGCGTCCGGCCAGGCCGACCCGTTCCAGGATCCGGGTGTGGTCGGGGCGGGTGCCGCGCCTGCGGGCGACGTCGAGGTTGGCGTGCACGGTGGCGTTCTCGATGAGCGCGTAGTCCTGGAACAGGTAGCCGAGTCGGTCGCGGCGGAAGCGGCGCCGT is a genomic window containing:
- a CDS encoding ATP-binding cassette domain-containing protein is translated as MITVKNLTKSFGPRTLWRGLDLTVPAGRMLALVGASGSGKTTLLNCMGLLERPSGGQILYEDTDLTRLGPGGRRRFRRDRLGYLFQDYALIENATVHANLDVARRRGTRPDHTRILERVGLAGREREKVHHLSGGEQQRVALARLMVKQPSLVLADEPTGALDSDNGAMVVDVLRQMSRQGCTVVIATHDDDVRDACDAAFDVHRQREV